The DNA region CCTACCAAGggttcattttctaaaaaagttcatcaaacaaaaaaagtgcCGACATCGAGACTCGGACTCAAGACCTTTGACATACCGAACCGCGCCTTTGCCGTATCGGCcaccagacatgcatcggcactatgagctctttctaacggcactcagcttgttctagatggcattttcgtttaaatcaatcttatgcttgttgctaggtaaaaatctcttgtttttggtttgaataatgtgtagaaaacattggttcattggaaaaacCGATTTTAGGTatattttcatgtaaatgttctcttaagctctcaagaagaacttcttaaaagctctttgagtgcaattaagagttcttaacctatatctcagttgggtttcaaaataatctctcagggtcttcgggagccttaaagacaagcgtaattagcgtattctaaacacaggcacaacatgctgggtatcttctacgtgaaatgccaaacaagttcttctaaaagaggagttagagcggatgcatgtctgtCGGCCACCAAAGCTCGATAACTTCGAGATGTTCATTTGGCAATATAAGCCAATCAAgagggatgaactgtttcaatgaacaaatgaacacaatTTCGTGGGGGTTTAGGTTTATTCTTCCATTTTATTTTGGTAGAGCTATTCTCTTGACTTTCTACTGTTTTGTGATATCAATGATtttattaagttttatttttatttgatttttttttcaagttgaattatattttaacaatttatcataatatttttttcgaaattgttgTCAATTGCCCCTTTAAAGCTTACACGCAATTATACCAAGGATCGTTATTGCCACGTGGCCAGCTAAGCGTTCATGTAATTTCCAATAATTCGAACATGCGCCAATTCTGTCCAACATTTCCGGAAAGGTTTACATCATTTTCGCGTTACTTCATGGGCTTATAACAGCATAGACCAACTCTCTCCGGCACGTCATTCCAGCTAGAACATCCTCCAAAATGGTTCGctccaccgtcgtcgtcgtcgctatCCAGCTTCTAGCCGTCACCAGCGCCGTCACCGCCATCGAGGCCATGTTCGAAGGGTTCAACAAGTGCGAACCCAACGGCATCCTGGAGTGCCGGCTGCGGGTGCGCAAGATCAACCGTACGACGGCGGCCCTGTTCGGCACGATCGACCTGAAGGTCGAGATGAGTGACCACATCGAGGTGAGTTttgcaccaaaaaaaaatgtgaacgcTAAATTAGCGGGAAGGTTTTACTGCTTTGCAGACCGCCATCGAAGCGTTTCACAGCCCGCTGGGCAACAACCAGTTCAACAAGTACCCCATGAAGATCGGCCCGGTCGGGATGTGTCAGTTTGTGGCGGTGTACTGGGCGGATTACTACTCGTACATGGCCCGGTACATTGAGAACCTGCTGGAGCCGGGCGTGTGCCCCATCGGGGCACGGTTGATCTCGTTCAACGATATGATCCTGGACGGGAAGATGCTGCCCCAGGTGGTGCCGACGGGGCTGTGGAAGCTGCTGTGGCGCGGTCGCGATACGAACAACCCGGAGGTGGCGTTCGAGCTGGAGTTTGTGGCGAAAATTTACGTCGATGGGTTTTTGTAAAAAGAGTGGTGGAGTGCAGTCGTGTGAGCGAAATAAACGAATTTGAATAACACCCAAATCAAACTTCACTGACATCCATTGCTGATCGAGTTACTGACTGCCAATGATCACTCGTCGAGCAGTTTGCGAGTCAGTTCAACTGAGTAACTTCATGGACCATTGGTAAAGAAATGGACTCTAGAACAAATCAAGTTGGGAGCAAAAGAGTTATGAGCGAAAAAGCAAATTCGTCACTAGCGAGGTAGCATCTGATGTCAATGTCAGCGATTGCCCAAGAGTTGAAAAaagctacacccaaaactggcagcgctagtccgagagaatgatggtctcgagtcgagagaatagtggtaccattcacggacgcagagaacacagttcgagatgggcgatagaactattctctcgaggttcatttgcaaaaaaagttcatccgtcaaacaaaaaaccaaaagtgtcgacaacgggaatcgaaccagagacctttgacaaaccaatccaatgacttagctgcctcggccaccacagcttggtgaccatggagaagtcagaagtcgatgtatgacacttgttggagatttattgattcaactaacgaatgaactcatttgttatgatggtgtgagttggtaccattattctatcgattttggcactgagccctcaataaattttgagagaacgattatctcgattctgaattttgggtgtaggtgATCAGCTTTCACCATCAATCCGATCGTTGAATGCTAACTGAGCACGTCTACCACGGTCGTCAGACCGAAGAGATCGTCAGTGAATGAACACGAAGTTAAAACGAACGAATGCCGAGCTGGACACTCAAGTAGCTGAGCGACACTCTCTTTCTTTCTTGCTTGATCGggtgctgcgtggtgacagcaatcatttgaatgcaGTCATGGAGAATGTCAAAGGTTGAAGAAGTGAAGGCGAACGAGGCGCTCAGTCATAATTCACGACAAATTTCGAATGCTCACAAGCCCTACGCAGGAGCATTCGTTATCAGAACCTCTGTCAAATTTGTTTGAGGTTTAGTGTGttaaaaaagaacatttttaatgtaattcaagcctacattacattaaaaaatgttcttttttaaCACACTAAAATTGATAGCAATCGCTACAGAAGTATGTAATAACTTACATTCTAACATGTAACATGTATGTTAAACAACCGTTGTAAAAACACTTTTCAGAACGTCATTTCACCACAACCAGCAAAATGAGTCGCTTCGTAACTTCGATCCTGCTCTGCCTAACCACTGCCCGGATCGCATCCGTGGCCTCGATCGAGGCCATGTTCCAGGGATTCAACCAGTGCCAGGGCAACGACATGCTCGAGTGTACGCTGCGGGTACGCAAGGTGAACCGCACCACGGCCGGACTCTTCGGGACCATCAACCTCAAGGTGGAGGTCGGTGCCAGCTATGAGGTTTGTCGTACGATCGTTGAAGGATCCGCTAAATGCGTAAAGGATGCCGACATTTCAGACCGCCGTCGAAGCGTTCCACAGTCCGCTGGGGAACAACCAGTTCAACAAGTACCCCATGAAGATCGGCCCGATCCGGATGTGTGCGTTTATGGAGAACTTCTGGCCGGACTACCACCCGTACTTTGCGGGCTACGTGGACAACATCCAGCAGCCGAGGGAGTGTCCGATCAGTGCGCGCGTGATCACGTTCAACGATCTGCTGCTGGACGGGAGGATGTTCCCGCAGGTGATCCCGACCGGGCTGTGGAAGGTTCTGTGGAGCGCCCGGGACACGAGCCATCCGGAGATGTCGTTTGTGTTTGAGTTTGTCGTGAAGGTGTACAAGGAGGGGTTTTTCTAGGGATCATGATCAAGCGTGGTAGTGAGTTGTAATGAGAGGTTGCGGAATAAATGTAGCTGATTTTAGATTGATATAGTAATCGGTTTCGGATTTGTCAATAAGCTAACCCACTTCGCAGCCCTGGTTAATAGGCACGGATGAAAATGTTGACTACTATTAATTTCCGGTCAAAGCGTTCAATTACTTGTTCGTGAGAAACCGCAATAAATCAAAGTGGATCCAACTCCAAACGATCAGATAACCAACAGATAACCGCCCATCACGCACGGATGGCTGACCCTACCAAACGTTCTACGCCGGAATCAATCGACCAGCGATCCTGGTTAAGTATGGCTGGACAAATGCTGATCCTATTCTTGCTGGCAGCATCAGTGGCTACCGTCGTATCGATCCAAGCTATGTTCGAGCAGTTCAAGCAATGCACCAGCAACGGAGTTCTGGACTGTAACATGCGAGTGCGTAAGGTCAACCGGACCTTGGCTACGCTGTACGGAAATGCTACGTTGAATGTGGATCTTGGGGACAGCTTCATAGTAAGTATGTAAAGAACCCTCGTTTGGTGTCCCTACTGAAAGATCCGCTTCTTCCCAAGACCTCCGTCAATCTGTACCGCAGCATGCTGGGCAACAACCAGTACAATCTGTACCCGATGAAGGTTTCCCCGACGGGTGTTTGCAAGTTTATGCAAGAATTTTGGGGCGATTACTACCCGTACGTTGTGGTGTACGTGCCGCAGATGGAAAAGCCGGGCGTGTGTCCTATAACGGCGCGTCAGCTGCAGTTCAACGACATGGTCCTGGACGAACGGATGCTTCCCCGCTTTGTGCCGACCGGACTCTGGAAGATGGTTTTGCGCGCCGAAAACGGCCAGACTGGGATGTACTTTCAAATAGAGATCATCTTTCGAGTGTACCCAGATGGGtatttttgatggggttgtattaagtttgaaataaaaatgtttttaattttaaagttgttGAACCTTCAATTTCAATGCCTGACCATCGCCATATCACAGTTTTAGGTTAGTTCAATCATTAGGATTCAATTGAGAAA from Culex quinquefasciatus strain JHB chromosome 3, VPISU_Cqui_1.0_pri_paternal, whole genome shotgun sequence includes:
- the LOC6042962 gene encoding uncharacterized protein LOC6042962 — protein: MVRSTVVVVAIQLLAVTSAVTAIEAMFEGFNKCEPNGILECRLRVRKINRTTAALFGTIDLKVEMSDHIETAIEAFHSPLGNNQFNKYPMKIGPVGMCQFVAVYWADYYSYMARYIENLLEPGVCPIGARLISFNDMILDGKMLPQVVPTGLWKLLWRGRDTNNPEVAFELEFVAKIYVDGFL